The Apium graveolens cultivar Ventura unplaced genomic scaffold, ASM990537v1 ctg8062, whole genome shotgun sequence genome includes a region encoding these proteins:
- the LOC141704625 gene encoding uncharacterized protein LOC141704625, with product MAATNQGVNIQQPTMPIFNGENYDYWSLKMKTLFQSQDLWDLVKSGYDESTNLTNAQKEALKETKKKDAKALFFIQQAISESLFPRIMRVAMTKEAWEVLQEEFQGNSKSHEQRLMRHSEKSIESALQCKLNLNKKESPSQSYNGGVSSRGGMFNRGRGRGQRGRGKSNYNRYLGDASQSNKCEICKRSSHTEKDCWFKGKPQCHHCKKFGHLQKDCRFKNQQQVNVSEEKEDGYAVFYANCQVTNEKSSTTWLLDSGCSNHMTGDNTIFTKIDKSITVEVKMVNGILVQARGKGTICIQTKDGIRYINDVLLVPDLDQNLLSVGQLIENGYAAYFENGTCTIFDKNKGRKLVTKIQMKRGRSFQLMFNYDADLALKAHLKDESLLWHKRLGHIHSQGLKELKNMVYGLPQVEDNNEVCEGCAMGKHHRNSFPKEDCGELGDCWSLFTLTQLDKEGYRVTIGVKQWNVIKRNLVIARGEKKRTLYIVEESSYEANIDADEIGSLSLWYKRPSYMSEKGMKLLTSKGDIPELKNVEIGFCEPWFLGKKKCVTFTKSGRTLKTKKLELVHTYVYGPTTVALLDKSLYYVTIINDFTKKIWVYFLKNKSDVFSTFKKWKTEVENLTGLKVKSLMSDNGGEYSSNEYKSYCIEFGIRMIKNILETPQQNGVTECMNRTLNERANSMRLHAGLPKMF from the exons ATGGCTGCAACAAATCAAGGTGTGAATATTCAACAACCTACAATGCCCATTTTTAATGGTGAAAACTATGATTATTGGAGTTTGAAGATGAAAACACTTTTCCAATCTCAAGACTTGTGGGATTTAGTGAAAAGTGGATATGATGAATCAACAAATTTAACAAATGCTCAGAAGGAGGCCTTAAAGGAGACTAAAAAGAAAGATGCAAAAGCCCTCTTCTTTATTCAACAAGCTATATCAGAGAGCTTGTTTCCCAGAATTATGAGGGTTGCAATGACAAAAGAAGCTTGGGAAGTTTTGCAAGAAGAATTCCAAGGAAATTCCAAG TCCCATGAACAAAGATTGATGAGACACTCCGAAAAATCCATTGAAAGTGCTTTGCAATGTAAGCTCAACTTAAACAAAAAGGAATCACCGTCTCAGAGTTATAATGGAGGAGTATCATCAAGAGGTGGAATGTTCAatagaggaagaggaagaggccAAAGAGGAAGAGGAAAAAGTAATTATAACAGATATTTAGGTGATGCAAGTCAATCAAACAAGTGTGAAATATGCAAACGAAGTAGCCATACAGAGAAGGATTGCTGGTTCAAAGGGAAGCCTCAATGTCATCATTGTAAGAAATTTGGACATTTGCAAAAAGATTGCAGGTTCAAAAATCAGCAGCAAGTGAATGtatctgaagaaaaagaagatgGATATGCAGTCTTTTATGCAAATTGTCAGGTCACAAATGAGAAAAGTAGCACTACTTGGTTATTGGACAGCGGATGTAGCAATCACATGACCGGAGACAACACAATATTTACAAAGATTGATAAAAGTATTACCGTTGAAGTGAAAATGGTAAATGGCATATTGGTTCAGGCAAGAGGCAAAGGTACGATATGTATTCAAACAAAAGATGGCATACGATACATTAATGATGTTTTATTAGTCCCTGATTTAGATCAGAATCTACTTAGTGTCGGTCAGCTCATAGAAAATGGATATGCTGCTTATTTTGAGAATGGTACTTGCACAATTTTTGACAAAAATAAAGGCAGAAAATTGGTTACAAAAATACAGATGAAAAGGGGCAGAAGTTTTCAGCTAATGTTCAATTATGATGCTGATTTGGCCTTAAAAGCACACCTGAAAGATGAATCCTTGCTTTGGCATAAAAGGCTTGGACACATACATTCTCAAGGGTTGAAGGAACTGAAAAATATGGTGTATGGGCTGCCTCAAGTTGAAGATAATAATGAAGTGTGTGAAGGTTGTGCCATGGGAAAGCACCATAGAAATTCTTTTCCAAAGGAGGATTGTGGAGAGCTGGGGGACTGCTGGAGCTTGTTCACACTAAC TCAGTTAGATAAGGAAGGGTATCGAGTTACTATCGGAGTCAAACAGTGGAATGTTATAAAGAGAAATCTAGTTATTGCTCGTGGAGAGAAAAAAAGGACTTTGTACATTGTTGAAGAATCCAGCTATGAAGcaaatatagatgctgatgaaaTTGGGTCTTTAAGTTTATGGTACAAAAGGCCTAGTTATATGAGTGAAAAGGGTATGAAGTTGTTAACTTCGAAGGGGGATATTCCAGAGTTGAAGAATGTGGAAATTGGGTTCTGCGAGCCATGGTTTCTTGGAAAGAAGAAATGTGTTACTTTTACAAAATCAGGGAGGACCCTTAAGACGAAGAAGTTAGAGCTAGTTCATACATATGTATATGGTCCAACAACAGTTGCGTTGTTGGATAAATCTCTCTACTATGTCACTATTATTAACGATTTCACTAAAAAAATATGGGTTTATTTCTTGAAGAATAAATCAGATGTGTTTTCTACTTTCAAGAAGTGGAAGACTGAAGTTGAAAATCTGACCGGTTTGAAGGTGAAGAGTTTGATGTCAGATAATGGTGGTGAATACAGTAGTAATGAGTATAAAAGCTATTGCATAGAATTTGGGATTAGAATGATTAAAAATATTCTAGAGacaccacaacagaatggtgttaCAGAGTGCATGAATAGAACCTTGAATGAGAGGGCCAATAGTATGAGATTACATGCAGGATTGCCAAAGATGTTTTAG
- the LOC141704626 gene encoding uncharacterized protein LOC141704626 has product MAATNQDENTFPISRLVGFSEKGYDESANLTNAQKEALKETKKKDAKALFFIQQAISESLFPRIMRVTMTKEAWEVLQEEFQGNSKVRSIKLQSLRRDFENLKMNESESLKDYYSKINEIVNQMALYGEVVTDKKVVEKILISLTDKYDAMVSIIE; this is encoded by the exons ATGGCTGCAACAAATCAAG ATGAAAACACTTTTCCAATCTCAAGACTTGTGGGATTTAGTGAAAAGGGATATGATGAATCAGCAAATTTAACAAATGCTCAGAAGGAGGCCTTAAAGGAGACTAAAAAGAAAGATGCAAAAGCCCTCTTCTTTATTCAACAAGCTATATCAGAGAGCTTGTTTCCCAGAATTATGAGGGTTACAATGACAAAAGAAGCTTGGGAAGTTTTGCAAGAAGAATTCCAAGGAAATTCCAAGGTAAGATCTATTAAGCTACAATCCCTCAGGAGAGATTTTGAGAACTTGAAGATGAATGAGTCTGAAAGTTTGAAGgattattattcaaaaataaatgaAATTGTCAATCAAATGGCTTTGTACGGTGAAGTGGTTACCGATAAGAAAGTTGTTGAAAAAATTCTGATTAGCTTGACTGATAAATATGATGCTATGGTGTCCATTATTGAATAA